In Elusimicrobiota bacterium, a genomic segment contains:
- a CDS encoding proline--tRNA ligase, whose translation MKLSRYFLATLREAPADADNASAKLMQRAGMIRKLSSGIYEWLPLGLRVLRKVEAIVRSEMDGIGGLEVSLPVIQPKSLWEETGRWGVYGKELLRIKDRKDGDFCFAPTAEEVITDLARREVRSWRQLPVMLYQIGLKFRDEIRPRFGVMRAREFLMKDAYSFHADEAEASAYYQKIYEAYQRVFSRCGLKFKPVEAQSGAIGGSFSHEFMVLAETGEETVVSCARCSYGANLERAEVKDSFARPDGSDLKPIEEFPTPGLYSVEDVSKFTGEPSSRFLKIQLYVADKKPVLALLRGDHELHEAKLAAALGTPLVFRATPEQYAEHLGCPVGFAGPQGHAQVPIYADFAVKSVKNGVTGANKPETHARNVNLGRDFEPRGFFDLRQARPEDPCPRCGGPTEFFRGIEVGHTFKLGTKYSQALEACYLDKEQKPHPMIMGCYGIGVSRVVAAAIEQGHDGDGIIWPLALAPFQACVIAIDESDDARVRPAVDALVAELERAGLEVLEDDRDVKPGVKFKDADLVGIPFRLVVSRKTLDQGQVEFKRRNSPETLRWPIAEAVSRLRAVK comes from the coding sequence ATGAAGCTCAGCCGCTACTTCCTTGCCACCCTGCGCGAGGCTCCGGCAGACGCGGACAACGCCTCCGCCAAACTCATGCAGCGGGCAGGAATGATCCGCAAACTCTCCTCGGGGATTTACGAGTGGCTTCCCTTGGGCCTGCGGGTTCTGCGCAAGGTCGAGGCCATCGTGCGCTCGGAGATGGACGGCATCGGGGGGCTTGAGGTCTCTCTTCCCGTGATCCAGCCCAAGTCTCTCTGGGAGGAGACCGGGCGCTGGGGAGTCTACGGAAAGGAGCTTTTGAGGATCAAGGACCGCAAGGATGGGGATTTTTGCTTTGCGCCCACGGCAGAGGAGGTGATCACGGACCTTGCGCGCCGGGAGGTCCGCTCCTGGCGCCAGCTCCCGGTCATGCTCTACCAGATCGGCCTCAAGTTCCGCGACGAGATCCGGCCGCGCTTCGGAGTGATGCGCGCTCGGGAGTTCCTGATGAAGGACGCATACTCCTTCCATGCCGACGAGGCAGAGGCCTCGGCCTACTACCAGAAGATTTATGAGGCCTACCAGCGGGTATTCTCCCGCTGCGGCCTCAAGTTCAAGCCGGTGGAGGCCCAGTCCGGGGCGATCGGGGGCTCGTTTTCGCATGAGTTCATGGTCCTGGCCGAGACCGGCGAGGAGACCGTGGTCTCGTGCGCGCGCTGCTCCTACGGCGCCAACCTCGAGAGGGCCGAGGTGAAGGACTCGTTTGCCCGGCCGGACGGGTCGGACTTGAAGCCCATCGAGGAATTCCCGACCCCGGGCCTTTACAGCGTGGAGGACGTTTCCAAATTCACCGGAGAGCCCTCATCCCGCTTCCTGAAAATACAGCTTTACGTCGCCGACAAGAAGCCAGTGCTCGCCCTCTTGCGCGGCGATCACGAGCTCCACGAGGCCAAACTCGCGGCGGCCTTGGGTACGCCCCTCGTTTTCCGCGCCACTCCCGAGCAATACGCGGAGCATTTGGGCTGTCCCGTGGGCTTCGCCGGCCCCCAGGGCCACGCCCAAGTGCCGATCTACGCGGATTTCGCGGTCAAGTCCGTCAAGAACGGGGTCACTGGAGCCAATAAGCCGGAGACCCACGCTCGGAACGTCAACCTCGGCAGGGACTTCGAGCCGCGAGGATTTTTCGACCTGCGCCAAGCACGCCCCGAGGACCCCTGTCCGCGCTGCGGCGGCCCAACGGAATTTTTCCGCGGCATAGAGGTCGGGCACACCTTCAAGCTCGGGACCAAGTATTCCCAGGCCCTGGAGGCTTGCTACCTCGACAAGGAGCAGAAGCCCCACCCCATGATCATGGGCTGCTATGGAATCGGGGTTTCCCGCGTGGTCGCCGCCGCCATCGAGCAGGGCCACGACGGCGATGGGATCATATGGCCTCTAGCCTTGGCCCCTTTCCAAGCCTGCGTCATCGCCATCGACGAGTCCGACGACGCCCGGGTCCGGCCCGCCGTGGACGCCCTGGTCGCCGAGCTCGAGCGCGCGGGCCTGGAGGTTCTCGAGGACGACCGCGACGTCAAGCCCGGCGTCAAGTTCAAGGACGCCGACCTCGTCGGCATCCCTTTTCGCCTGGTGGTGAGCCGAAAAACCCTCGACCAGGGCCAGGTCGAGTTCAAGAGGCGCAATTCTCCCGAGACCCTGCGCTGGCCCATCGCCGAGGCTGTGTCCCGCCTGCGAGCGGTCAAATAG
- a CDS encoding ribosome maturation factor RimP, which translates to MGQIEQLIAPLLEQESVELVDLKFAKEGSGWVLRFFLDKEGGITMDDCAYLSERIGSLLDTSDIISHSYTLEVSSPGLDRVLKKERDFERFLGKTIRLRLKAPLKGQRNFKGRLLGFKEGKVLMEEGGQAREFELSQIEETRLDYAADISW; encoded by the coding sequence ATAGGCCAAATCGAGCAATTAATCGCCCCCCTCCTGGAGCAGGAGTCCGTGGAGCTGGTGGATTTGAAATTCGCCAAGGAAGGCTCCGGCTGGGTCCTGCGCTTCTTCCTCGACAAGGAGGGAGGCATCACCATGGACGATTGCGCCTACCTTTCGGAGCGCATCGGCAGCCTCCTTGACACGAGCGATATCATCAGCCACTCCTATACCTTGGAGGTCTCCTCTCCCGGGCTCGATCGCGTCCTTAAGAAGGAGCGCGATTTCGAGCGTTTCTTGGGAAAGACCATACGGTTGAGGCTCAAGGCCCCCCTCAAGGGCCAGCGCAACTTCAAGGGCCGGCTCCTGGGCTTTAAGGAAGGCAAGGTCCTGATGGAGGAGGGCGGCCAGGCCCGGGAGTTCGAGCTCTCCCAGATCGAGGAGACCCGGCTCGATTATGCGGCGGACATCTCATGGTAG
- a CDS encoding site-2 protease family protein, which produces MIHYLIHHLQSALAVILTFGVVIFLHESGHFFVCRWLGVKVERFAFGFGPELLGITSNGTRFSVCAFPLGGFVKPAGEELESCSGKPDEYFAQSWNRRLAIVAAGPAMNYALAFVLFTGVIFVNGVPEPGRQAVIGNMMIGFPADRAGLKVDDVVTAVGGQPVSSWEELAGAIHKYPNQEIELRYRRGGQEGLLKVVPRKDEASGQGLIGITPKPVYRPVGFFEAGRQGARQCWVLTLFTVKTIASKIMRRERPDLAGPVGIVQMVSQAAHSSLEDLISLIGLISVAIGFFNILPVPLLDGGHGAMYLWEGLSGRKLTRDAMNLANSVGIAFLVSLLLFATYNDFLRIRGERSVGRPPASQAR; this is translated from the coding sequence ATGATCCATTACCTTATTCATCACCTGCAATCGGCCTTGGCCGTGATACTGACTTTCGGGGTGGTCATCTTCCTCCATGAGTCGGGGCATTTCTTCGTCTGCCGCTGGCTCGGGGTGAAAGTGGAGCGGTTCGCCTTCGGCTTCGGGCCGGAGCTGCTGGGGATTACCAGCAACGGCACGAGGTTCTCCGTCTGCGCGTTCCCCCTGGGGGGCTTCGTCAAGCCCGCCGGCGAGGAGCTGGAATCATGCTCGGGTAAGCCCGACGAGTATTTCGCGCAGTCGTGGAACCGGCGCCTGGCCATAGTCGCGGCGGGCCCGGCCATGAATTACGCGCTTGCCTTCGTCTTGTTTACCGGGGTCATCTTCGTCAACGGCGTCCCAGAGCCGGGTCGGCAGGCCGTCATCGGGAATATGATGATAGGGTTTCCCGCGGACCGAGCCGGGCTCAAGGTGGACGACGTCGTCACGGCCGTGGGCGGCCAGCCGGTCTCGAGTTGGGAAGAGCTGGCCGGCGCGATCCACAAGTACCCCAATCAGGAGATTGAGCTGCGCTACCGCCGGGGCGGGCAGGAGGGCTTGCTCAAGGTCGTCCCCAGGAAGGACGAGGCCAGCGGCCAGGGCCTCATCGGCATCACTCCGAAGCCGGTGTACCGTCCCGTGGGCTTCTTCGAGGCGGGGCGCCAGGGCGCCCGGCAGTGCTGGGTTCTGACCCTCTTCACGGTCAAGACCATCGCCTCCAAGATCATGCGCCGGGAAAGGCCGGACCTAGCCGGTCCGGTCGGCATCGTCCAGATGGTGAGCCAAGCCGCGCATTCGAGCCTCGAGGATTTAATATCGCTCATCGGCCTTATCTCCGTGGCCATCGGCTTCTTCAACATCCTCCCGGTGCCCTTGCTCGACGGCGGGCACGGCGCCATGTACCTCTGGGAGGGCCTTTCCGGGCGCAAGCTCACCAGGGACGCCATGAACCTAGCCAACAGCGTCGGGATCGCATTCCTGGTCTCGCTTCTTCTCTTCGCCACCTACAACGATTTCCTGCGCATCCGCGGCGAGCGCTCCGTCGGTAGGCCCCCGGCCTCCCAAGCGCGATGA